Proteins encoded within one genomic window of Raineyella fluvialis:
- the hemW gene encoding radical SAM family heme chaperone HemW, producing the protein MPSTLPDGDPVPDDGTLPPSALAEVTRRPLEIYLHVPFCTTRCGYCDFNTYTADQLGTDPGATRAGYIDGALTELELARRVLGPQAPAVSTVFVGGGTPTLLPPRDLVRFLDGVRATFGLAEGAEVTTESNPESIGAEGLAELAEGGFTRISFGMQSADEQVLALLDRVHTPGRAAEMVGLARAAGFRHVSLDLIYGTPGESLDSWRTSLRTALDAGPDHVSAYALIVEEGTRFAARVRRGEIAMTDDDDLADKYLLAEEELTAGGLSWYEVSNWARTEDDRCRHNLGYWQAADWWGIGPGAHSHIGGVRFWNRKHPAAYARALAEGRTPAQGRELLTGDQRRVERVLLELRLADGLPLEVLTGSERRRVPDLVSRGLAELRPAEVEGPGGDERLVLTLRGRLLADGIVRDLLD; encoded by the coding sequence ATGCCATCCACGCTGCCCGACGGCGATCCCGTCCCCGACGACGGCACCTTGCCGCCGTCCGCGCTCGCCGAGGTGACCCGCCGGCCGCTGGAGATCTACCTCCACGTGCCCTTCTGCACGACGCGCTGCGGCTACTGCGACTTCAACACCTACACCGCCGACCAGTTGGGCACCGATCCGGGCGCCACCCGGGCCGGCTACATCGACGGGGCCCTGACCGAGCTGGAGCTGGCCCGGCGCGTGCTCGGTCCCCAGGCCCCGGCGGTCTCGACGGTGTTCGTCGGCGGTGGGACCCCGACGCTGCTGCCCCCGCGTGACCTGGTCCGCTTCCTCGACGGTGTGCGCGCCACCTTCGGCCTCGCCGAGGGGGCCGAGGTGACCACCGAGTCCAATCCTGAGTCGATCGGGGCCGAAGGACTGGCGGAACTGGCCGAGGGCGGCTTCACCCGCATCTCCTTCGGTATGCAGTCCGCCGACGAGCAGGTGCTGGCGCTGCTCGACCGGGTGCACACCCCGGGACGGGCGGCCGAGATGGTCGGTCTGGCCCGCGCGGCCGGCTTCCGGCATGTCTCGCTCGACCTCATCTACGGCACGCCGGGGGAGAGCCTCGACTCCTGGCGCACCAGTCTGCGTACGGCCCTCGACGCCGGTCCCGACCACGTCTCCGCGTACGCCCTCATCGTCGAGGAGGGCACCCGGTTCGCCGCCCGGGTGCGACGGGGCGAGATCGCGATGACCGATGACGACGACCTGGCCGACAAGTACCTGCTCGCCGAGGAGGAACTCACCGCCGGCGGCCTGTCGTGGTACGAGGTGAGCAACTGGGCCAGGACCGAGGACGACCGCTGCCGCCACAACCTCGGCTACTGGCAGGCGGCCGACTGGTGGGGGATCGGCCCCGGCGCCCACAGCCACATCGGCGGCGTCCGGTTCTGGAACCGCAAGCACCCCGCCGCGTACGCGCGGGCGCTCGCGGAGGGGCGCACCCCCGCCCAGGGCCGCGAACTGCTCACCGGCGACCAGCGGCGCGTCGAACGGGTGCTGCTCGAGTTGCGCCTCGCCGACGGACTGCCGCTGGAGGTGCTCACCGGCTCGGAGCGGCGTCGGGTCCCGGACCTCGTGTCCCGTGGCCTGGCCGAGCTGCGCCCAGCAGAGGTCGAGGGTCCGGGGGGCGACGAGCGGCTCGTGCTCACCCTGCGCGGGCGGCTGCTGGCCGACGGCATCGTCCGCGACCTGCTGGACTGA
- the hrcA gene encoding heat-inducible transcriptional repressor HrcA — MLDDRKLTVLRAIVTDYVSSQEPVGSKALVERYRLGVSPATVRNDMAVLEDEGYITQPHTSAGRIPTDKGYRLFVDQIGEIKPLSTPERRAIETFMSGAVDMDDVVARTVRLLARLTHQVAIVQYPVISATVIRHVDLIRLGDDDLMVIVVSSNGHVEQHTLTLTVDDEQLAQLRTRLAAAVVDRTAQRAVEALASIDEEFPPQDRAAAQVAVATLLELLGTPPSTRVVVGGVPNLARFASEFESTVGPVLEALEEQVVLLKLLGEAATSDDVLVRIGQEVPYQGLQSTSMVASAYGSQQDVWATLGIVGPTRMDYPSMMASVRAVARYVGRFLA, encoded by the coding sequence GTGCTCGACGATCGCAAGCTGACCGTGCTACGCGCCATCGTCACCGACTACGTCTCCAGTCAGGAGCCGGTGGGGTCGAAGGCGCTGGTCGAGCGGTACCGGCTCGGGGTCTCGCCGGCGACGGTCCGCAACGACATGGCCGTGCTGGAGGACGAGGGTTACATCACCCAGCCGCACACCAGTGCGGGCCGGATCCCCACCGACAAGGGCTATCGACTCTTCGTCGACCAGATCGGCGAGATCAAACCGCTGTCGACCCCGGAGCGGCGGGCGATCGAGACCTTTATGTCCGGCGCCGTCGACATGGACGACGTGGTGGCCCGCACGGTGCGCCTGCTCGCCCGGTTGACCCACCAGGTCGCCATCGTCCAGTACCCGGTGATCTCCGCGACGGTGATCCGTCACGTCGACCTGATCCGGCTCGGTGACGACGACCTGATGGTGATCGTGGTGAGCTCCAACGGGCACGTCGAACAGCACACCCTGACACTCACCGTCGACGACGAGCAACTGGCGCAGCTGCGCACCCGACTCGCCGCGGCTGTGGTGGACCGCACCGCCCAGCGAGCGGTCGAGGCACTCGCATCGATCGACGAGGAGTTCCCGCCGCAGGACCGGGCGGCGGCCCAGGTGGCCGTCGCCACCCTGCTCGAGCTGCTCGGCACCCCGCCCAGCACCCGGGTGGTCGTCGGCGGTGTTCCGAACCTGGCGCGTTTCGCCAGCGAGTTCGAGTCGACCGTCGGGCCGGTCCTGGAGGCGCTCGAGGAGCAGGTCGTGCTCCTCAAGCTCCTCGGCGAGGCCGCGACCTCGGACGACGTGCTCGTCCGGATCGGCCAGGAAGTCCCCTATCAGGGGTTGCAGTCGACCTCGATGGTCGCCAGTGCCTATGGCAGTCAGCAGGATGTCTGGGCCACGCTCGGTATTGTCGGACCGACCCGGATGGACTATCCGTCGATGATGGCGTCGGTGCGCGCAGTCGCACGCTACGTGGGCCGTTTCCTGGCCTGA
- a CDS encoding inositol monophosphatase family protein: MVAPRELSTAQVLEIIQQVADEVIRPRFRALTSDQIAEKGPGDLVTIADRESELRLTEILSHAYPDALIIGEEATAANPGLPPHLVGAEHGFTIDPVDGTKNFVNGSIDYAVMVGEVRHGRTVRAWIWQPEHQVAYVAVRGEGVTRNGEQVVRAQPSPDPAQWRGRSARVVIREREADAALPQISISALCCGVDYPKLVTGETDFLVYGRPRPWDHVPGLLMVEEVGGTGLLTDGSTYVPGVDGFGMVVGATGSVAASVRDALGARLGTRPTRTQPE, from the coding sequence ATGGTCGCACCGCGTGAGCTGTCCACTGCACAGGTCCTCGAGATCATCCAGCAGGTCGCTGACGAGGTGATCCGGCCCCGGTTCCGGGCGCTGACCAGCGACCAGATCGCGGAGAAGGGACCGGGTGACCTGGTCACGATCGCGGACCGCGAGTCCGAGCTGCGACTCACCGAGATCCTCTCCCACGCCTACCCCGACGCCCTGATCATCGGCGAAGAGGCGACCGCCGCCAATCCGGGCCTGCCACCGCACCTGGTCGGCGCCGAGCACGGCTTCACCATCGACCCGGTCGACGGCACCAAGAATTTCGTCAACGGCAGCATCGACTACGCCGTGATGGTCGGGGAGGTCCGCCACGGTCGTACGGTGCGGGCCTGGATCTGGCAGCCGGAGCACCAGGTGGCGTACGTCGCCGTCCGCGGTGAAGGGGTCACCCGCAACGGCGAGCAGGTCGTCCGGGCCCAGCCCTCGCCCGATCCCGCCCAGTGGCGGGGGCGCTCGGCCAGGGTCGTGATCCGGGAGCGCGAGGCCGACGCGGCCCTGCCCCAGATCTCCATCAGCGCACTGTGCTGCGGCGTCGACTACCCCAAGCTCGTCACCGGTGAGACCGACTTCCTCGTCTACGGCCGGCCCCGCCCCTGGGACCACGTCCCGGGCCTGCTGATGGTCGAGGAGGTGGGCGGCACCGGCCTGCTCACCGACGGGTCGACGTACGTTCCGGGCGTGGACGGCTTCGGGATGGTCGTCGGCGCCACCGGCTCCGTCGCCGCGTCGGTCCGCGACGCCCTCGGGGCCCGGTTGGGCACCCGGCCGACCCGGACCCAGCCGGAGTGA
- a CDS encoding DUF3097 domain-containing protein: MPSSRYPTDVLAAGFERANRKKASRDQVLRAGLVVEDPASGFCGAVLRWENGLVILEDRKGRRRSFPLGPGFLLEGEPVTLKVPPRTSAKPSHTRSGSRVGPAEAAKVALPSRIYVEGRHDAELVEKVWGDDLRHVGVVVEYMGGMDDLPAIVTEFAPGKGRRLGVLVDHLVAGTKESRVVEQVAAGPWGDYVFVTGHRYIDIWEAVKPARLGLEEWPRIPRGTDWKHGICAAMGWPHKDQADIARAWQFILSRVGNWNDLDPGLLREVERLIDFVTQDHVGPED, encoded by the coding sequence ATGCCCAGCAGTAGATATCCCACCGACGTGCTCGCCGCCGGGTTCGAACGGGCCAACCGGAAGAAGGCCTCCCGAGACCAGGTCCTGCGTGCCGGTCTGGTGGTCGAGGATCCGGCCAGCGGCTTCTGCGGTGCCGTCCTGCGCTGGGAGAACGGCCTGGTGATCCTCGAGGACCGCAAGGGCCGCCGCCGCTCGTTCCCGTTGGGTCCGGGCTTCCTGCTCGAGGGTGAACCGGTCACCCTCAAGGTCCCCCCGCGCACCTCGGCGAAGCCGTCGCACACCCGTTCCGGGTCACGGGTCGGGCCGGCGGAGGCCGCCAAGGTCGCCCTGCCCAGCCGGATCTACGTGGAGGGCCGCCACGACGCCGAGCTGGTCGAGAAGGTCTGGGGCGACGACCTGCGCCACGTCGGCGTCGTCGTGGAGTACATGGGGGGAATGGACGACCTGCCGGCGATCGTCACCGAGTTCGCCCCGGGCAAGGGGCGTCGGCTGGGTGTGCTGGTCGACCACCTGGTGGCGGGGACGAAGGAGTCGCGCGTCGTCGAGCAGGTGGCCGCCGGCCCCTGGGGCGACTATGTCTTCGTCACCGGCCACCGCTACATCGACATCTGGGAGGCGGTGAAGCCCGCCCGGCTGGGGTTGGAGGAGTGGCCGCGGATCCCCCGGGGCACCGACTGGAAGCACGGCATCTGTGCCGCGATGGGCTGGCCGCACAAGGACCAGGCCGACATCGCGCGTGCCTGGCAGTTCATCCTGTCGCGGGTCGGCAACTGGAACGACCTCGACCCCGGCCTGCTGCGCGAGGTGGAGCGACTCATCGACTTCGTCACCCAGGACCACGTGGGGCCCGAGGACTGA
- a CDS encoding DUF6448 family protein, giving the protein MSLRTLLRSLVETVVPTVRAHCDTADGPAVTDGRRALETGNVNFALKWIQADAEAELVEVFTRSLAVRRLGTDARWVADRLFLETLVRLHRMGEGVGFTGIQPTGTELPAVVVAADRALDIGDDTEVRGLVPAARSDELHRRFGIALAKKDFDIDDVDAARDFVAAYVSYFKYAEGEEHEHHGHEHHGHEHAEHQHAEHEHAH; this is encoded by the coding sequence ATGTCCCTGCGTACGCTTCTCCGATCGCTCGTCGAGACGGTCGTCCCGACCGTCCGCGCACACTGCGACACCGCCGACGGGCCCGCCGTCACCGACGGACGCCGCGCTCTTGAGACGGGCAACGTCAACTTCGCCCTCAAGTGGATCCAGGCCGACGCGGAGGCCGAACTCGTCGAGGTCTTCACGCGCAGCCTCGCCGTCCGACGGCTGGGGACGGACGCCCGATGGGTCGCCGACCGGCTCTTCCTCGAGACGCTGGTCCGCCTGCACCGGATGGGCGAGGGCGTCGGGTTCACCGGTATCCAGCCCACCGGCACCGAGCTTCCCGCCGTCGTCGTCGCGGCTGACCGGGCCCTCGACATCGGCGACGACACCGAGGTGCGCGGCCTCGTACCCGCCGCCCGCAGCGACGAGCTGCATCGGCGCTTCGGGATCGCTCTGGCCAAGAAGGACTTCGACATCGACGATGTGGACGCCGCCCGCGACTTCGTCGCCGCCTACGTCAGCTACTTCAAGTACGCCGAGGGTGAGGAGCACGAGCACCACGGCCACGAGCACCACGGGCATGAGCATGCCGAGCACCAGCATGCCGAGCACGAGCATGCGCACTGA
- a CDS encoding inositol-3-phosphate synthase, producing the protein MSDHPIRVAIVGVGNCASSLVQGVHFYRDADPCDTVPGLMHVRFGDYHVNDVRFVAAFDVDNAKVGLDLADAITASENNTMTIAEVPTTGVIVQRGHTLDGLGKYYRETITESDAEPVDVVAALKAAEVDVVVSYLPVGSEEADLFYAQCAIDAGCAFVNALPVFIAGTPEWAKKFEDAGLPIIGDDIKSQVGATITHRVLAHLFEQRGYTVDRTYQLNVGGNMDFKNMLERDRLESKKISKTQAVTSNVEHKFAEKDVHIGPSDYVGWLDDRKFAFVRLEGHGFGNAPISLEYKLEVWDSPNSAGVIIDAIRAAKIGLDRGIGGPLTSAAAYLMKSPPEQRPDDIARADLEAYIRGERDR; encoded by the coding sequence GTGTCCGATCACCCGATCCGTGTCGCCATCGTCGGCGTCGGTAACTGTGCATCGTCCCTGGTCCAGGGTGTGCACTTCTACCGCGATGCCGACCCGTGCGACACCGTCCCCGGCCTCATGCACGTCAGGTTCGGCGACTACCACGTCAATGACGTCCGGTTCGTCGCGGCGTTCGACGTCGACAACGCCAAGGTGGGCCTCGACCTCGCCGACGCGATCACGGCCAGCGAGAACAACACCATGACGATCGCCGAGGTCCCGACCACCGGTGTCATCGTCCAGCGCGGCCACACCCTCGACGGCCTGGGGAAGTACTACCGCGAGACCATCACCGAGTCCGACGCCGAGCCGGTCGACGTGGTCGCCGCGCTGAAGGCCGCCGAGGTCGACGTGGTCGTCTCCTACCTCCCCGTCGGATCGGAGGAGGCGGACCTCTTCTATGCGCAGTGCGCCATCGACGCGGGGTGCGCTTTCGTCAACGCGCTGCCGGTGTTCATCGCCGGGACGCCCGAGTGGGCGAAGAAGTTCGAGGACGCCGGGCTCCCCATCATCGGCGACGACATCAAGTCCCAGGTCGGCGCGACCATCACCCACCGGGTCCTCGCGCACCTCTTCGAGCAGCGCGGCTACACGGTCGACCGTACGTACCAGCTGAACGTCGGCGGCAACATGGACTTCAAGAACATGCTCGAGCGCGACCGGCTGGAGTCGAAGAAGATCTCCAAGACCCAGGCCGTCACGTCGAACGTCGAGCACAAGTTCGCCGAGAAGGACGTCCACATCGGCCCCTCCGACTACGTCGGCTGGCTGGACGACCGCAAGTTCGCCTTCGTCCGGCTGGAGGGCCACGGCTTCGGTAACGCCCCGATCAGCCTGGAGTACAAGCTCGAGGTGTGGGACTCACCGAACTCCGCCGGCGTCATCATCGACGCGATCCGGGCCGCGAAGATCGGTCTCGACCGCGGCATCGGCGGACCGCTGACCTCGGCGGCCGCTTACCTGATGAAGTCGCCGCCGGAGCAGCGCCCCGACGACATCGCGCGCGCCGACCTCGAGGCCTACATCCGGGGCGAGCGCGACCGCTGA
- a CDS encoding glycosyltransferase translates to MPGLPRHVHMLSMHTSPMAQPGVGDAGGMNVYVAHLAAMLAAQGIDVTLWAARLHDGEPSRRRLGERLEIRHVDLPGGPHRDKNGLRHHLGAFAEAVVEGAGPGPGQVVHAHYWLSAMAGAEVADRLGAPLVTSLHTSALVKNLRASVGERPEPAFRIAGERSVVEASDALVVNTPTEARQMHELYGAPLDRLHVITPGIDPHVHHPPRNDPRDTRPGVDDPIEILMAARLQPLKGPELLIEAMRLLAPDRLPVHATIIGDGNADYLARLRELVDRYDLGAAIAFEPAVPGAVLAERMRAADIVAVPSSSETFGLVALEAQACGAPVVASRIDGLAEAVRDRRTGVLVADRTPRAWADALRALALDPAHRRALGRAGAVRAAGMTWAVTAERVAEVYSSVLRHGHRAAPALAH, encoded by the coding sequence ATGCCCGGCCTGCCCCGACACGTGCACATGCTGTCGATGCACACCTCGCCGATGGCCCAGCCGGGGGTCGGGGACGCCGGTGGCATGAACGTGTACGTCGCTCACCTCGCCGCCATGCTGGCCGCGCAGGGCATCGACGTCACCCTCTGGGCGGCCCGGCTGCACGACGGGGAACCCTCCCGGCGTCGTCTCGGCGAGCGCCTCGAGATCCGCCACGTGGACCTGCCTGGCGGCCCTCACCGGGACAAGAACGGCCTGCGCCACCACCTCGGCGCCTTCGCCGAGGCCGTCGTCGAGGGCGCCGGGCCAGGGCCGGGCCAGGTGGTCCACGCCCACTACTGGCTGTCGGCGATGGCCGGTGCCGAGGTGGCCGACCGGCTGGGGGCACCCCTGGTCACCAGCCTGCACACCAGCGCCTTGGTGAAGAACCTGCGCGCGTCCGTGGGGGAGAGGCCGGAGCCGGCGTTCCGGATCGCCGGTGAGCGGTCCGTCGTCGAGGCGTCGGATGCACTGGTGGTCAACACGCCGACCGAGGCCCGCCAGATGCACGAGCTCTACGGCGCGCCCTTGGACCGGCTGCACGTGATCACTCCAGGGATCGACCCGCACGTCCACCACCCGCCACGCAACGATCCGCGCGACACCAGGCCGGGGGTCGACGACCCGATCGAGATCCTGATGGCGGCCCGCCTCCAGCCGCTCAAGGGGCCGGAGCTGCTGATCGAGGCGATGCGGTTGCTGGCCCCCGACAGACTCCCCGTGCACGCCACCATCATCGGCGACGGCAACGCCGACTACCTGGCTCGGCTGAGGGAGCTGGTGGACCGTTATGACCTGGGGGCCGCGATCGCCTTCGAGCCGGCGGTCCCGGGAGCCGTCCTCGCCGAGCGGATGCGGGCGGCGGACATCGTCGCGGTGCCGTCGTCCTCCGAGACGTTCGGGCTGGTCGCGCTGGAGGCGCAGGCCTGCGGGGCGCCGGTCGTGGCGAGCCGGATCGACGGGCTCGCCGAGGCGGTTCGTGATCGCCGCACCGGCGTGCTTGTCGCGGACCGTACGCCCCGGGCCTGGGCCGACGCCCTGCGTGCCCTCGCGCTCGACCCCGCCCACCGTCGGGCCCTCGGCCGCGCCGGTGCCGTCCGGGCCGCCGGGATGACCTGGGCCGTCACCGCCGAGCGCGTCGCGGAGGTCTACTCCTCAGTGCTGCGCCACGGCCACCGGGCGGCTCCCGCCCTGGCCCACTGA
- a CDS encoding 16S rRNA (uracil(1498)-N(3))-methyltransferase — translation MTDPVFLHDFGADPALGDVVTLAGEEGHHAAVVRRIRLGEVVVLTDGQGTGVRGEVVAVSKKSIDVRADEVLHAPRSAVHWIVAQALAKGGHDEQAVDMMTQAGMDEVVPWQSARAIVRWSGDKAVKGAEKWRRTVREAAKQSRRLHVPAVHDVLDTAGLARLVATVDAAYVLHESAERWLAALDLPSAGSVLLIVGPEGGIAPEELDVLVAAGAVPVLVNDGVLRSSSAGIVGLAQAQALVARAAGD, via the coding sequence GTGACCGATCCGGTCTTCCTGCACGACTTCGGGGCCGACCCCGCCCTCGGTGACGTGGTCACCCTGGCGGGGGAGGAGGGGCACCACGCCGCTGTCGTCCGCCGGATCCGGCTCGGCGAGGTCGTCGTCCTGACCGACGGCCAGGGCACGGGCGTCCGCGGTGAGGTCGTCGCGGTCAGCAAGAAGAGCATCGACGTGCGCGCCGACGAAGTGCTGCACGCCCCGCGATCGGCGGTCCACTGGATCGTCGCCCAGGCCCTGGCGAAGGGCGGCCACGACGAACAGGCCGTCGACATGATGACCCAGGCGGGCATGGACGAGGTGGTGCCGTGGCAGTCGGCCCGCGCCATCGTCCGCTGGTCCGGCGACAAGGCGGTCAAGGGTGCCGAGAAGTGGCGACGGACGGTCCGCGAGGCCGCCAAGCAGTCGCGTCGACTGCACGTACCGGCCGTGCACGACGTGCTCGACACCGCCGGACTGGCCCGCCTCGTGGCGACGGTCGACGCCGCGTACGTGTTGCACGAGTCGGCCGAGCGGTGGCTCGCCGCCCTGGACCTGCCCTCCGCCGGCAGCGTCCTGCTGATCGTCGGCCCGGAGGGCGGCATCGCCCCCGAGGAACTCGACGTCCTCGTCGCGGCCGGGGCGGTGCCCGTCCTGGTCAACGACGGGGTGCTGCGGAGCTCCAGTGCCGGGATCGTCGGGCTCGCCCAGGCCCAGGCCCTGGTGGCTCGAGCGGCGGGAGACTGA
- a CDS encoding MBL fold metallo-hydrolase, whose translation MSDGPSLTVPSARLGRWEPIGDRTWRALAEPETVTVGLVAGTGGALVIDTGSTPAQGEEIRRTAEALAGVPVVAVALTHAHYDHVGGLAAFRDLPIVAHEHLGGHLADQQLLADLAPYGVGAGELPEPTATFGVARAVDLGDRVVELLSVGHAHTDHDVIAVVADAKIVFAGDIIEPAGPQIGADADPETWPGALDHLIGLMLRPGWRAYPGHGEPMEMADITLQRGWIASILGEVTNLVSDGIAYEEAATRGDWPFPWERIAPGVRRAYDVLAARGFAPRAQLPIIRKDIRED comes from the coding sequence ATGAGTGATGGACCGTCCCTTACCGTTCCTTCCGCCCGCCTCGGGAGGTGGGAGCCGATCGGCGACCGTACGTGGCGCGCGCTCGCCGAACCCGAGACGGTCACCGTGGGACTGGTCGCCGGGACCGGAGGTGCCCTGGTCATCGACACCGGCAGCACCCCGGCCCAAGGAGAGGAGATCCGGCGCACCGCCGAGGCGCTGGCCGGGGTACCGGTGGTCGCGGTGGCCCTCACCCATGCGCACTACGACCATGTCGGGGGCCTGGCGGCCTTCCGGGACCTCCCCATCGTCGCGCACGAGCACCTCGGCGGGCATCTGGCCGATCAGCAACTGCTGGCCGACCTGGCGCCGTACGGCGTGGGAGCCGGGGAGCTGCCGGAGCCGACCGCGACGTTCGGGGTGGCCCGGGCCGTGGACCTGGGCGACCGGGTGGTGGAGCTGCTCTCGGTCGGCCATGCCCACACCGACCATGACGTGATCGCCGTGGTCGCCGACGCGAAGATCGTCTTCGCCGGCGACATCATCGAGCCGGCCGGCCCTCAGATCGGCGCCGACGCCGACCCGGAGACGTGGCCGGGCGCCCTCGACCACCTGATCGGCCTGATGCTGCGTCCAGGGTGGCGTGCCTACCCGGGTCACGGCGAACCGATGGAGATGGCCGACATCACCCTGCAGCGTGGCTGGATCGCGTCGATCCTCGGCGAGGTGACCAACCTCGTCTCCGACGGCATCGCTTACGAGGAGGCGGCGACGCGCGGTGACTGGCCGTTCCCCTGGGAACGGATCGCCCCCGGCGTACGGCGCGCCTACGACGTGCTGGCAGCGCGCGGATTCGCTCCGCGTGCCCAGCTGCCGATCATCCGCAAGGACATCCGCGAGGACTGA
- the dnaJ gene encoding molecular chaperone DnaJ codes for MSKDYYEILGVGHDADAETIKKAYRKRAMKVHPDVAQTEDAAEQFKELNEAYEVLKDPQKRAMYDRGGDPMGPGGMGGGFGGMPGFGGAGGFDFTDLIGSMFGQATSRGPRSRVRKGQDALVGMSLTLAEAAFGVTKPLQVDTAVLCSRCAGSGSAEGNAPVTCRTCHGAGEVTQVQRSFLGDIRTSSPCPACRGYGTVIPDPCPECSGEGRVRTTRTLNVKVPAGVDSGNRIHLAAQGEVGPGGGPAGDLYVELRVEAHENFTRKGSDLETVVRVPMTAAALGTSVKVPTLDAEKEGATEEEALVDVEIPAGTQSGTRITVRGRGVPKLRSNSRGDMGVTFLVQTPTKLDPEQRDLLRQLADLRGEHEVRVGHAKEKGFFGKLRDAFEG; via the coding sequence ATGAGCAAGGACTATTACGAGATCCTGGGTGTGGGCCACGATGCCGACGCCGAGACGATCAAGAAGGCCTACCGCAAGCGCGCCATGAAGGTGCACCCCGATGTGGCCCAGACCGAGGACGCTGCCGAGCAGTTCAAGGAACTGAACGAGGCCTACGAGGTGCTGAAGGATCCCCAGAAGCGGGCGATGTACGACCGCGGCGGTGATCCGATGGGCCCCGGCGGCATGGGCGGCGGATTCGGCGGGATGCCAGGTTTCGGTGGCGCCGGCGGGTTCGACTTCACCGATCTGATCGGGTCCATGTTCGGCCAGGCCACCTCCCGTGGTCCCCGGTCCCGTGTCCGCAAGGGCCAGGACGCCCTCGTCGGGATGTCCCTGACGTTGGCCGAGGCGGCTTTCGGAGTCACCAAGCCGCTCCAGGTCGACACCGCCGTGCTCTGCTCGCGGTGTGCCGGTTCCGGCTCGGCCGAGGGCAACGCGCCGGTCACCTGCCGTACGTGTCACGGGGCCGGCGAGGTGACCCAGGTGCAGCGGTCCTTCCTCGGTGACATCCGCACCTCATCGCCCTGCCCGGCCTGCCGTGGCTACGGCACGGTGATCCCGGACCCCTGCCCGGAGTGCTCCGGGGAGGGTCGCGTGCGCACCACCCGTACGCTCAACGTCAAGGTTCCGGCGGGCGTCGACTCGGGCAACCGCATCCACCTGGCGGCCCAAGGCGAGGTCGGGCCCGGCGGCGGCCCCGCCGGTGACCTCTACGTCGAGCTGCGTGTCGAGGCGCACGAAAACTTCACCCGCAAGGGCAGCGATCTGGAGACGGTCGTCCGTGTCCCGATGACCGCCGCCGCGCTGGGCACCTCCGTCAAGGTGCCGACACTGGACGCCGAGAAGGAGGGCGCGACCGAGGAAGAGGCCCTCGTCGACGTGGAGATCCCCGCGGGCACCCAGTCCGGCACGCGGATCACAGTGCGCGGTCGGGGTGTGCCGAAGCTGCGGTCCAACAGCCGGGGCGACATGGGCGTGACCTTCCTCGTCCAGACGCCGACGAAGCTGGATCCGGAGCAGCGCGATCTGCTGCGTCAGTTGGCCGATCTGCGGGGCGAGCACGAGGTCAGGGTCGGGCATGCCAAGGAGAAGGGCTTCTTCGGCAAGCTGCGCGACGCGTTCGAGGGCTGA
- the lepB gene encoding signal peptidase I produces the protein MSMPSTSMPSTSMRTDSSRSSRRRRWSPLVRVEGRSMLPTLRPGRVLVTRPPVGRLRVGDVVVIAAPDGGRLVKRLAAGPGDVVRMGAGRLSVNGPPPSGAYIETWRVPSGQWFVVGDNVAESDDSRVWRQPFVPATAITGVALGLRRKASRPAAAPSGSRPRPIQARRADGRRLRETGGA, from the coding sequence ATGAGCATGCCGAGCACCAGCATGCCGAGCACGAGCATGCGCACTGACTCGAGCAGATCGTCTCGGCGGCGGCGCTGGTCGCCGCTGGTCCGGGTGGAGGGCCGATCGATGCTGCCCACCCTCCGGCCGGGCCGGGTACTGGTCACCAGACCGCCGGTCGGCCGACTCCGGGTGGGTGATGTCGTGGTGATCGCCGCCCCGGATGGCGGCCGGCTGGTCAAACGGCTGGCCGCGGGCCCCGGCGACGTGGTCCGGATGGGGGCGGGCCGGTTGAGCGTGAACGGGCCCCCGCCCTCCGGTGCCTACATCGAGACCTGGCGGGTCCCCTCCGGACAGTGGTTCGTCGTGGGCGACAACGTCGCGGAGTCGGACGACTCCCGGGTGTGGCGTCAGCCGTTCGTCCCGGCCACCGCCATCACCGGCGTGGCGCTCGGTCTCCGGCGCAAGGCGTCGCGTCCAGCCGCTGCGCCTTCGGGAAGCCGCCCCCGTCCGATTCAGGCGCGGCGCGCCGACGGGCGGCGCCTGAGGGAAACCGGCGGCGCCTGA